The Polyangium mundeleinium genome contains the following window.
CGAAGAGGCACGAGCCCGCTTCGCCGAGCCACGGCGCGCCGCAGCGCTGATCGCCACCCTGGCCCGCGCGGTCCACGCCGGCCATCGCCAGCACATCATCCACCGAGATCTCAAGCCCGAGAACATCGTCTTCGACGATCACGGCGAGCCGTACATCACCGATTTCGGCATCGCCAAGCGCCTCGACCACAGCACCCGCACCATGACCGGCACCATCCTGGGAACGGTCGGCTACGTGGCGCCCGAGCAGACGACCCGTGGTCACCCCCTGCGCGACAGCGCGACGGCCGATATCTGGAGCCTGGGCGTGATCCTTTACGAGTTGCTCGCGGGGCGGCGTCCGTTCGACGGTCCCACGCTGCTCGAGGTCATGCGCCGCACCCAGGAGGAGGAGCCCGTACCGCTCGAACGTCTGCGCCGGGACGTGAGCCGAGATCTGGCGACGGTATGTCTCACGTGTCTCCACAAGGATCCCGCGCGGAGGTACATCTCCGCCGAGGCCCTCGCGGACGATCTCGAACGATATCTGCGTGGCAAGCCGATCTGGGTGCGCCGGCCGAGCCCCGGCAGGCGCGCGCTCGCCTGGTGCCGCCGCCATCCCTTCACCGCCGTTCTCCTCGGCGTCTCCGCGCTCGCGCTCGTCACCCTCACGGTCTGGTCCCTCGCGGGCACCCGCGCCCAGGAGCAGGCCCGCCGCGCGGAGGTGCTCGCCGCCAACCGTTATGCCGCCCGCGCCGTGGCCGGGACCGTGCTGGCCCTGCTCGACGAGTACGCCACGACCGTTGCAATGGAGGCGCAGGCGCCGCAGCTCACCACGGCGATGGCGCTCCACGATGGGGAGGCCCTCCAGGGGCTCTGCGAGGAGATTCGCGCGCGCCAAGCCGGTCTTGCCTACTGGTTCATCATCGACGCGGGAGGCGCTCTTCAGGCCTACGTCCCTTCCGAGCAAAGCGACAAGCGCAGCGTGACCCATTTCGCGTTTCGAGATTACTTCCGCGGTGCCATGTCGCTCGCCGCGGACCGCCCCGCCTATATCTCGCGTGCCTTTCGCTCGGCGACGGACAAGCGATACAAAATCGCCATTGCGGCGCCCATCCGTGGCGTGGACGGGCGGCCGCTGGGCCTGCTTGCCGCCGAGATCGCAACGGATC
Protein-coding sequences here:
- a CDS encoding serine/threonine protein kinase, whose amino-acid sequence is MSTATDPTEPLPAGCPLHGAIGPRAPEGLCPQCLLDLDWGDDDAPESLPVQFGPYELLARLGEGGMGVVYKARQVSVDRVVALKRIRDGELADAKARRRFYREARDAAKLDHVHIVPLYDVGEHDGQPYFTMKYMPGGTLEEARARFAEPRRAAALIATLARAVHAGHRQHIIHRDLKPENIVFDDHGEPYITDFGIAKRLDHSTRTMTGTILGTVGYVAPEQTTRGHPLRDSATADIWSLGVILYELLAGRRPFDGPTLLEVMRRTQEEEPVPLERLRRDVSRDLATVCLTCLHKDPARRYISAEALADDLERYLRGKPIWVRRPSPGRRALAWCRRHPFTAVLLGVSALALVTLTVWSLAGTRAQEQARRAEVLAANRYAARAVAGTVLALLDEYATTVAMEAQAPQLTTAMALHDGEALQGLCEEIRARQAGLAYWFIIDAGGALQAYVPSEQSDKRSVTHFAFRDYFRGAMSLAADRPAYISRAFRSATDKRYKIAIAAPIRGVDGRPLGLLAAEIATDRRLGALELSDDHRVAVLTVRRDRDSASEPLPKEHILWVHGGVEHGEGVVVESDALRRLTARRDAAGDAGRDQLRLPPPDWVELDEAYRDPLDQRGIREAGGPWLVGVAAVGRTELAVMVQTRVEDATALDRTPLRVYAAWSVGGVLLLVASLFATLRGTRRRASASYPDPRGSPRVDRLGSR